A section of the Dehalobacter sp. DCM genome encodes:
- a CDS encoding ABC transporter permease produces the protein MNLFESIRIALRAIRVNKVRSMLTMLGIIIGVGAVIAMVAIGNGASASVTSQIQGLGSNLLTITAGQSNSGGVRGGMGSANTLTISDAELLAEGTCIKAVAPVASTNSQVVYGSGNTQTTIYGTTDAYLDVRSTSLSAGRFFTEQEMSAYKRVVVLGPSVVENLLGTLDYSMIGKSIKINNIPFQVIGITESEGSSGFSNNDDMILMPITTAQLRLTGSNSVRQIFVQAVSAEKMTDAQNEITTLLRSAHNLSADDEDDFSVANQEEVLETMESVTKTLSMLLGGIAAISLVVGGIGIMNIMLVSVTERTREIGIRKAIGAQESDILIQFLIEAVILSVMGGIIGIIMGWGGSLIIAKIASMTTKVSLSSVIMAFTFSALIGIVFGVFPAKKAASLNPIEALRYE, from the coding sequence ATGAACTTGTTTGAAAGTATCCGAATAGCGCTAAGAGCGATACGAGTAAATAAAGTGCGGTCGATGCTGACGATGCTGGGGATCATTATCGGGGTTGGTGCCGTTATCGCCATGGTGGCGATCGGAAACGGGGCTTCCGCCTCCGTGACCTCTCAGATCCAGGGACTAGGCTCCAACCTGCTGACCATTACCGCCGGGCAGTCGAATTCCGGGGGAGTGCGCGGCGGGATGGGCAGTGCCAACACCTTGACCATAAGTGACGCTGAACTGCTGGCAGAGGGGACGTGTATCAAAGCAGTTGCGCCTGTAGCCTCGACCAATTCCCAGGTTGTTTATGGCAGCGGAAATACACAAACAACGATTTATGGCACGACGGACGCCTATCTCGATGTCCGCAGCACGTCTTTAAGTGCCGGAAGGTTTTTTACTGAACAAGAAATGTCGGCGTATAAACGGGTCGTCGTCCTCGGCCCTTCGGTGGTAGAGAATCTGTTGGGGACATTAGACTACAGCATGATCGGCAAGAGTATCAAAATTAATAACATTCCATTCCAGGTGATTGGCATTACCGAGAGTGAAGGATCTTCCGGGTTTTCCAATAACGACGACATGATATTGATGCCCATCACCACAGCGCAGCTTCGGCTGACCGGCAGTAACTCTGTCAGACAGATCTTTGTTCAGGCGGTTTCTGCGGAGAAAATGACGGATGCCCAAAATGAAATCACGACACTGCTGCGGTCAGCCCATAATTTGAGTGCAGACGATGAGGATGATTTCTCCGTAGCCAATCAGGAAGAAGTGCTGGAAACGATGGAATCGGTCACTAAAACCTTATCCATGCTCCTCGGCGGCATCGCGGCAATTTCTCTGGTGGTTGGCGGGATAGGAATCATGAACATCATGCTTGTTTCCGTTACGGAGCGCACCCGGGAAATAGGGATACGGAAAGCAATCGGAGCACAGGAATCGGATATCCTGATTCAATTTCTGATTGAAGCGGTAATCTTAAGCGTCATGGGCGGCATCATCGGAATCATCATGGGGTGGGGAGGTTCGCTGATCATTGCAAAGATTGCCAGTATGACCACCAAGGTCTCTCTTTCTTCCGTGATCATGGCGTTTACCTTCTCCGCCTTGATTGGGATCGTATTTGGTGTCTTTCCGGCGAAAAAGGCCGCCTCACTGAATCCGATCGAGGCTCTCAGATATGAATAA
- a CDS encoding ATP-binding protein codes for MTLRRQFIFALAGMVVFMAVIAGAISLFSFNQMLNRSVSYIQQGLETQWESALVTYYEENGSWEGIQSEVQARLHDPPRLNDGPPRDNMRIWVFAADYRAVAGAEQDIGKTITDIPNGLQMKADLVPLQFNNQIVGYFHLEDNLTTRSDFLSRTLVNSISRAMLISMALTLLVALLLGIVLTRRMTEPLKQLTQAVTDVGQGCLTTRIEPDNKGGADIKALSEAFNEMTARLAQYEEIRSTMVADIAHELRTPLTVISGKLESIQEGVIPASPETILPIQDEVIRLTRLVRDLQQLTLAEAGKLPLCLHEVDLDKMVWRIVDHFTIAIEEKKLTVEIAGESLPIDGDPDRLTQVFVNLIDNAIRHCQAGGSLHINFYTGERNISHTSDSRNNHPGEKGLFITIADDGEGIPTEDLPKVFDRFYRVDPSRGRISGGTGLGLAIAREFIRAHGGELTVTSRVGEGSCFTVWLCLKNNMNS; via the coding sequence ATGACACTGCGTCGTCAATTTATTTTCGCCTTGGCGGGAATGGTCGTATTTATGGCGGTCATCGCAGGGGCGATTTCGTTATTCTCTTTTAATCAGATGCTGAACCGCTCGGTGAGTTATATTCAACAGGGATTAGAAACCCAGTGGGAGAGCGCGTTGGTCACTTATTATGAAGAAAACGGTTCCTGGGAAGGGATTCAGTCGGAGGTCCAAGCCAGGCTGCACGATCCCCCCCGCTTGAATGACGGGCCTCCCCGGGATAATATGCGGATTTGGGTCTTTGCTGCCGATTATCGTGCCGTAGCCGGTGCGGAACAGGATATCGGCAAAACCATCACCGACATCCCCAACGGTCTGCAAATGAAAGCAGATTTAGTGCCTCTGCAATTCAATAATCAGATTGTCGGGTATTTTCACTTGGAGGATAATCTAACCACGCGCAGTGATTTTCTGTCCAGGACACTGGTCAATTCGATTTCCCGGGCGATGCTGATCAGCATGGCGTTGACGCTGCTGGTGGCCCTTCTGCTGGGGATTGTTCTGACCCGCCGCATGACCGAGCCCTTAAAGCAGCTGACCCAGGCCGTCACCGATGTGGGGCAAGGCTGTTTAACCACGCGGATCGAACCTGATAACAAGGGCGGGGCGGATATCAAGGCATTGAGTGAGGCCTTCAATGAGATGACAGCGCGACTGGCGCAATATGAGGAAATACGGAGCACCATGGTGGCGGATATTGCTCATGAACTGCGCACACCGCTGACTGTGATTTCCGGTAAATTGGAGTCGATTCAGGAAGGCGTGATTCCGGCGTCGCCGGAAACAATTTTGCCCATTCAGGATGAGGTTATCCGTCTGACCCGGCTGGTTCGGGATTTGCAGCAACTGACCTTGGCTGAAGCCGGAAAATTGCCGCTGTGTCTGCATGAGGTAGATCTGGACAAGATGGTCTGGCGGATCGTGGATCACTTCACCATCGCCATCGAAGAAAAGAAGCTTACCGTGGAGATCGCCGGGGAATCGCTTCCGATAGACGGCGATCCCGACCGGTTAACTCAGGTTTTCGTTAATCTGATCGATAATGCGATCCGGCACTGCCAAGCAGGCGGTTCGCTGCATATCAATTTCTATACAGGGGAGAGGAATATATCCCATACTTCCGATTCTCGGAATAACCATCCCGGTGAAAAGGGCTTATTTATCACTATCGCCGATGACGGGGAAGGCATACCGACGGAAGACCTGCCGAAGGTTTTTGACCGATTTTACCGGGTAGATCCTTCAAGGGGCCGAATTTCCGGCGGCACCGGACTCGGTCTGGCAATAGCCCGGGAATTTATCCGGGCGCATGGCGGGGAACTGACGGTTACCAGCCGCGTCGGCGAAGGCAGCTGTTTTACCGTCTGGCTTTGTCTCAAAAATAACATGAATTCTTGA
- a CDS encoding cell wall-binding repeat-containing protein: protein MKQWKTPNKKQSIFDYAIVRNAVVLLMVVTMVLAINGKASAATTGLGSMVFQSTEDVLVLVGETTNIELLLYDQSGAAFTGSVSAYTVDAYSRVKYYSVTGSNGSYSVNNVVVDTPGTYYLYLHDSSNNTASGGITVYKPSLTISGEAAKFKKSVISGYLYNTSGIALSRKTITIDASDAGIDSTLSCTTSYTGYYSFSITPTKEGTIRFLYADYEIGTLAVGASYTQDARIGGSAGSNLELAISVAEEGWTSASTVILTRDDSMADALTAVPLSRLYDAPILMNPSSQLDSRISAEISALGATKVLIIGGYGAISQRIETALQGAGYTVERISGENRYATSAKIAAYFSSADTVYLAYGQGEPDALAASSFAAASGCPILLTDKDKIPAVTQAQLSRLDPAKVILLGGESVIGTAVGTTLTTSYVVERLGGSDRYATEWAILRNLFTDESHIYFCSALTSSKDITSSKPRGDALLAAALAAKKGAIIVAVPQNYLPTSLQYFLTYNRGYIASASIVGNSSAVSTSLEKQIKNLMTL from the coding sequence ATGAAACAATGGAAAACGCCTAATAAGAAACAAAGCATATTCGACTATGCGATTGTACGCAACGCAGTGGTACTGCTGATGGTCGTCACCATGGTCTTGGCAATCAACGGAAAAGCAAGTGCTGCCACGACAGGTCTGGGCTCAATGGTTTTTCAATCAACCGAGGACGTACTTGTCTTAGTTGGAGAAACGACCAACATCGAGCTCCTGTTATACGATCAAAGCGGTGCGGCATTTACCGGCAGTGTGTCCGCTTACACGGTGGATGCCTATAGCCGTGTCAAATATTATTCTGTTACCGGCAGCAACGGAAGTTATTCTGTTAACAATGTTGTGGTGGATACCCCCGGAACCTATTATCTCTATCTTCATGACAGCAGCAATAACACTGCCTCAGGCGGAATTACTGTTTATAAGCCATCACTGACGATCAGCGGTGAAGCAGCCAAATTTAAAAAATCCGTGATCAGCGGTTATTTATATAATACAAGCGGGATTGCCCTTTCCCGCAAAACAATTACGATTGACGCCAGTGATGCCGGTATTGACAGTACCCTGAGCTGTACCACATCCTATACAGGCTACTATTCGTTTTCCATCACACCGACGAAGGAAGGTACCATTCGCTTTCTCTATGCTGACTATGAGATAGGGACACTGGCGGTGGGGGCATCCTATACCCAGGATGCGCGGATCGGGGGATCGGCTGGCAGTAATCTGGAGCTCGCCATTAGCGTTGCCGAAGAGGGCTGGACGTCCGCCTCCACCGTTATCCTCACCCGGGATGACAGCATGGCTGATGCCCTGACGGCAGTTCCCTTGTCGAGACTCTATGACGCCCCGATTTTAATGAATCCGTCATCTCAGCTGGACAGCCGTATTTCGGCTGAAATATCCGCATTGGGAGCAACAAAAGTGCTTATTATCGGCGGATATGGCGCTATCTCACAGAGAATTGAAACAGCCCTGCAAGGCGCGGGCTATACGGTGGAGCGAATCAGCGGAGAAAACCGTTACGCCACCTCCGCCAAGATCGCGGCTTATTTCAGTAGTGCCGATACGGTCTATCTCGCCTATGGACAGGGTGAACCGGATGCTTTGGCCGCCAGTTCCTTTGCCGCCGCGAGCGGCTGCCCGATCTTATTGACAGACAAGGACAAGATTCCGGCGGTAACCCAAGCACAGCTATCCCGGCTTGATCCTGCCAAAGTTATCCTTCTGGGCGGGGAGAGTGTAATCGGAACCGCTGTGGGAACAACTCTCACCACGAGTTATGTGGTGGAGCGCCTGGGCGGATCTGACCGTTACGCCACCGAATGGGCCATTCTGAGGAACCTTTTTACGGATGAATCACACATCTACTTCTGCTCGGCACTAACTTCGAGCAAAGACATTACTTCCAGCAAACCACGGGGTGATGCTCTTCTGGCCGCGGCGCTTGCCGCCAAAAAAGGAGCGATCATCGTTGCTGTCCCGCAAAATTACCTGCCCACATCCCTGCAGTATTTCCTGACGTACAATCGTGGCTATATTGCCAGTGCCAGCATTGTTGGCAACAGCTCAGCTGTCAGCACCAGTCTGGAGAAGCAAATCAAGAATTTGATGACGTTATAA
- a CDS encoding HlyD family efflux transporter periplasmic adaptor subunit, with protein MQFNIRPFKKDPNNPMPESQFNKKKSPLSLGNLKKMKKKTWLIIGIIVITLIALKVFVFKSDTQTAANVQTTTAQVTKGTVQKNITATGTTKFSQTMPLSFEVSGTLQEIYVTTGDVVKKGDPLASLDTTTLEQQLKEAQQNYASAQANYNQTLGDLGRKLKSSLVSAEKSLLTAQQKADPDYLENQVYLAEMNLKAASQKLAEAQGSGETDTYQLQAALSQAQLNLKDAQNAKNGGAAKDLEVAQDQYDAAKAALSDFEQGAGSDYLSAKEALTKSETELMTAQQDLADAILKAPQDGTIVSCSAELYQNVAGQSTVMTLVANPKDFSVTASVDQTEITELKAGQKANLTMDTVADTVLMGTVETVSLAGTNNQNVVTYAITIKVDEPTDLLRDQMSVNVSIVTNEAKDVLTIPSAAVITRGGVTGVLVTSGQAQSTDASQPASTGTQDSASKGNASTGQGSSPLPSGSGTDNSTSGTRPTRPSNTTGSNTGNQSEGTRENYQFVEIEIGLDDGTNVEVISGLTEGQSVIIQTVIASSTSGSSSRNTNSNNNSLRSLTGGGTGGPPSGGMPSGGPGQ; from the coding sequence ATGCAATTCAATATTCGACCATTTAAAAAAGACCCAAATAATCCCATGCCGGAAAGTCAATTCAACAAAAAGAAAAGTCCACTGAGTCTGGGAAATCTGAAAAAGATGAAAAAGAAGACGTGGCTTATCATCGGCATTATCGTGATTACCTTGATTGCGTTGAAAGTATTCGTTTTCAAATCGGATACCCAGACAGCAGCCAACGTTCAGACAACAACAGCGCAAGTAACGAAAGGGACCGTGCAAAAAAACATCACCGCTACCGGGACAACGAAATTTTCCCAAACGATGCCGCTCTCATTTGAAGTCAGCGGTACGCTACAGGAAATCTATGTCACGACCGGTGATGTAGTGAAAAAAGGAGATCCCTTAGCCAGCCTGGATACGACCACCTTAGAACAGCAGCTCAAAGAAGCGCAGCAAAATTATGCTTCGGCCCAAGCCAATTATAACCAGACCCTGGGTGATTTGGGACGCAAACTGAAATCAAGTTTGGTTTCAGCCGAGAAGAGCCTGCTTACGGCTCAGCAGAAAGCGGATCCTGATTATCTGGAAAACCAGGTTTACCTGGCGGAAATGAATTTAAAAGCAGCCAGTCAGAAATTAGCCGAAGCCCAAGGCTCCGGTGAAACGGATACATATCAGCTGCAGGCGGCATTAAGTCAGGCCCAGCTTAATCTGAAGGACGCTCAGAATGCGAAAAACGGCGGAGCAGCCAAGGATTTAGAAGTGGCGCAGGATCAGTATGATGCGGCCAAAGCGGCTTTAAGTGATTTTGAACAAGGTGCCGGGAGCGACTATCTTTCAGCCAAAGAGGCACTGACGAAAAGCGAGACTGAACTGATGACGGCGCAGCAGGATCTGGCTGACGCTATTTTAAAGGCGCCCCAGGACGGGACCATCGTATCCTGCTCGGCAGAACTGTACCAGAATGTCGCCGGTCAAAGTACCGTCATGACGCTGGTGGCCAATCCGAAAGATTTTTCGGTAACAGCGTCGGTGGACCAGACGGAGATAACCGAGCTGAAGGCAGGGCAAAAGGCGAACCTGACCATGGATACCGTTGCAGACACCGTACTGATGGGGACAGTCGAAACCGTCTCTCTTGCCGGGACTAATAATCAGAACGTGGTGACCTATGCCATCACGATAAAAGTGGATGAACCAACGGATCTTTTGCGGGATCAGATGAGTGTCAATGTATCTATTGTCACGAATGAAGCCAAGGATGTATTAACGATACCCAGTGCAGCGGTGATTACCCGGGGCGGGGTAACCGGCGTATTAGTAACGTCCGGCCAGGCCCAGTCAACGGATGCGTCGCAGCCCGCGTCAACAGGGACACAGGATAGCGCTTCTAAGGGAAACGCGAGCACTGGTCAGGGCAGCAGCCCATTGCCGTCAGGATCAGGAACCGATAACAGTACCAGTGGTACACGACCAACAAGGCCTTCCAATACGACGGGGAGCAACACCGGAAATCAATCCGAAGGGACTAGAGAAAATTACCAATTTGTTGAGATAGAGATCGGCTTGGATGACGGAACGAATGTTGAGGTTATCAGCGGGTTGACCGAAGGTCAGAGCGTTATCATCCAAACAGTGATCGCGTCCTCCACGAGCGGTTCGTCTTCGAGAAATACCAATTCCAATAATAACAGCCTGCGCAGCCTGACGGGAGGCGGAACAGGCGGCCCGCCGTCTGGCGGCATGCCTTCCGGAGGTCCGGGACAATAA
- a CDS encoding response regulator yields MVNRTVIKRMEPKILIVDDEAAIVSVIENYLQSEGFRTSIAFEGYTARKMIETEKPDLIILDWMLPGMSGLELCREIRRGGSLPVIMLTAKSEETNRVLGLEYGADDYIVKPFGLRELVARIKTVLRRVSPQQQTAGTIDHRDLKIDMKAHRVWKRDTEVVLTPTEYKILCLLASHPGVPYSRLQLLNQAMGEEYLYYERSVDTHIFNLRKKIEDVVSEPSYIQTVFGIGYRMGDGK; encoded by the coding sequence ATGGTCAATAGGACGGTGATTAAACGCATGGAACCCAAGATCCTTATCGTCGATGATGAGGCGGCGATCGTCAGTGTTATTGAGAACTATCTCCAAAGTGAAGGTTTTCGCACCAGCATCGCGTTTGAAGGTTATACGGCCCGGAAGATGATCGAGACGGAAAAACCCGACTTGATTATCCTGGACTGGATGCTGCCGGGAATGAGCGGATTGGAGCTGTGCCGGGAGATCCGGCGAGGGGGTTCGCTTCCGGTTATCATGCTGACAGCAAAATCCGAAGAGACGAATCGCGTTCTTGGATTGGAATACGGCGCGGACGATTATATTGTCAAGCCGTTTGGACTGAGGGAACTGGTAGCGCGCATAAAAACGGTACTTCGGCGCGTGTCTCCCCAGCAGCAGACGGCGGGGACCATTGATCACCGCGACCTTAAAATCGATATGAAAGCGCACCGAGTCTGGAAGCGCGATACGGAAGTCGTTTTGACACCCACGGAATATAAGATCCTGTGCCTTCTGGCTTCGCACCCCGGCGTTCCTTACAGCCGCTTACAGCTGCTGAACCAGGCCATGGGTGAAGAATATCTCTACTATGAGCGTTCGGTGGACACCCATATTTTTAATTTGCGCAAGAAAATCGAGGACGTGGTCAGTGAGCCCAGTTACATACAGACGGTCTTTGGAATCGGTTACCGGATGGGGGACGGAAAATGA
- a CDS encoding TolC family protein has translation MKYRILSALLAILLVFPFGVLAETTPNITTLEFSKIESAMRSYNPTVIALSSSYSKASNAMDDTQLKNMQTVLGGQIAQVNDTLDDATIDYTATPYTVTAVRSRYVVYDAANKCYLYQSGAGWTVINPTTVITAPQLTGIAADDASRNMDYQNYLLAMNYQSQLATISSSISSLTTQKNDLWKTAIQLEQNTDRVITMAESAYLGYFTILKNKNKYENNLAMLQANLKVMRLQESYGMVAKSKVAPLEVQVKELTATVTGLSSQLTACKQQINILLGQDMNTAITLTEITPVEASVLNGINYESDLTSAVAQSFDVRLASGDYIQYEDAKRSFTLAFQNAFKDIQTKREALSLQQDKLVVAKKSYDVMTLKYKLGMVSKMTLDSERYAYLAQQDEVKAAERDVLQSVTTYNWLKKGYKA, from the coding sequence ATGAAATATAGAATTCTCTCCGCACTGTTGGCCATTTTGCTGGTATTTCCCTTTGGTGTTTTGGCAGAAACAACGCCGAACATCACAACACTTGAATTCAGCAAAATCGAATCGGCCATGCGGTCGTATAACCCTACCGTCATAGCGTTGAGCTCAAGCTATAGTAAAGCCAGTAATGCCATGGATGATACCCAGCTTAAGAATATGCAGACGGTGTTGGGCGGTCAGATCGCCCAGGTGAATGATACCCTCGATGATGCAACCATCGATTATACCGCAACACCGTATACGGTAACTGCTGTACGCAGCCGTTATGTTGTATACGACGCAGCAAATAAGTGCTACCTTTACCAATCCGGCGCCGGCTGGACAGTCATTAACCCGACAACTGTTATCACAGCCCCTCAGCTGACGGGGATCGCGGCGGATGATGCCAGCCGGAATATGGACTACCAGAATTATTTACTGGCGATGAATTATCAATCCCAACTGGCGACGATTTCGTCCAGCATATCCTCGCTGACGACCCAGAAAAATGATTTGTGGAAAACAGCGATCCAGTTGGAACAGAACACGGACCGCGTGATCACTATGGCCGAAAGCGCCTACCTTGGCTATTTCACTATCCTGAAAAATAAGAATAAATATGAAAATAACCTGGCCATGCTCCAGGCGAATCTGAAAGTGATGCGGCTCCAAGAATCCTATGGGATGGTCGCCAAGTCAAAAGTTGCCCCCTTGGAGGTCCAGGTCAAGGAATTAACCGCGACAGTAACCGGTTTAAGCAGTCAGCTGACAGCGTGTAAACAACAAATCAATATCCTGCTGGGGCAGGATATGAATACAGCGATCACACTCACGGAGATTACCCCGGTTGAGGCATCCGTACTGAACGGCATCAATTACGAATCGGATTTGACGAGCGCGGTCGCTCAGAGCTTTGATGTGCGATTGGCCTCAGGAGATTATATACAGTATGAAGATGCGAAACGCAGCTTCACCCTGGCTTTCCAAAATGCGTTTAAGGATATTCAGACGAAACGGGAGGCGCTGTCTTTGCAGCAGGATAAACTCGTTGTGGCCAAAAAGAGTTATGATGTGATGACGTTAAAATATAAATTGGGCATGGTGTCAAAAATGACTTTGGATTCGGAACGTTATGCCTATCTCGCTCAACAGGACGAAGTCAAAGCAGCGGAGCGGGACGTGCTCCAGTCGGTTACGACCTATAACTGGCTGAAAAAAGGATATAAGGCCTAA
- a CDS encoding ABC transporter ATP-binding protein, translating to MITLKGIKKIYQTGEVRVIALGGIDLHVSQGEFVSIMGPSGSGKSTTMNVLGCLDMPTAGEYFLDGIDVSHASTRELATIRNKKLGFIFQGFNLLARTSALENVELPLIYAGVGKDERQLRSIEALKSVGLGDRIHHKPQELSGGQQQRVAIARALVTNPSVILADEPTGNLDSRSSEEVMAIFQELHKKGNTIIIVTHEPDIAEYTRRIVRFKDGRIERDEAVINPKLASANRKEMAKEDLR from the coding sequence GTGATTACACTTAAAGGGATTAAAAAAATCTATCAAACGGGGGAAGTCCGGGTTATTGCTCTCGGGGGCATTGACCTGCATGTATCCCAAGGTGAGTTCGTCTCCATCATGGGCCCGTCCGGTTCCGGTAAGTCCACCACCATGAATGTATTGGGGTGTTTGGATATGCCCACCGCAGGAGAATATTTCCTCGATGGCATCGATGTCTCCCATGCATCGACGCGGGAACTGGCCACGATACGCAATAAAAAGCTGGGGTTTATTTTTCAGGGTTTTAACCTTCTGGCCCGAACCTCTGCTTTGGAGAATGTCGAACTGCCTTTGATTTATGCGGGGGTGGGCAAAGATGAGCGCCAGCTTCGATCGATTGAGGCGTTAAAGTCAGTGGGATTAGGGGACAGGATTCATCACAAACCCCAGGAGCTTTCCGGCGGGCAGCAGCAGCGGGTGGCTATAGCCAGGGCCCTGGTAACAAACCCATCGGTCATTCTAGCTGACGAACCGACGGGTAATTTGGACAGCCGCTCCAGTGAGGAAGTCATGGCTATCTTTCAGGAGCTGCATAAGAAAGGAAATACGATTATCATCGTCACCCATGAACCGGATATTGCCGAATATACCCGCAGAATCGTTCGCTTCAAGGATGGCCGGATCGAAAGGGATGAAGCCGTTATCAATCCGAAGCTGGCTTCAGCCAACCGGAAGGAAATGGCGAAGGAGGACCTCAGATGA
- a CDS encoding lysophospholipid acyltransferase family protein, which produces MKDSTYWNIIITEMVYKFIRLIGKPFVFAKFNPIILNANLIPPGGPIIFTPNHRETLDPIIIISATEKPIHWAALKRFFTGEDSIFNNNKNYFLCKFTTLILKSIGAVSIDRDRCNISSVKKLNTYLKMGSSIGIFPEGTTNKNPRERDILPFKLEILHFAKKNNAWIQPISIVWMPKEVKKNRVIINFRPPFKIENMDISKSSDKLINSIILGIKENEQFISDLIEETKKYN; this is translated from the coding sequence ATGAAGGATAGTACTTATTGGAATATTATTATCACAGAAATGGTTTATAAATTTATAAGATTAATTGGAAAGCCATTTGTATTCGCTAAATTTAATCCTATAATTTTAAATGCTAATCTAATACCACCTGGAGGTCCAATCATTTTTACTCCTAATCATAGAGAAACTTTAGATCCAATTATAATTATTTCCGCAACCGAAAAACCAATTCATTGGGCTGCGCTAAAGAGATTTTTCACAGGAGAAGATAGCATATTTAATAATAATAAGAATTACTTCTTATGTAAATTTACAACTTTAATTCTTAAGAGTATAGGTGCTGTTTCTATTGATCGAGACAGATGTAATATTAGTTCAGTTAAAAAATTAAATACCTATCTAAAAATGGGTAGCTCCATTGGAATTTTTCCCGAGGGAACCACTAATAAAAACCCCCGAGAACGAGATATATTGCCGTTTAAATTAGAAATACTGCACTTTGCTAAAAAAAATAACGCATGGATTCAGCCCATTTCAATTGTATGGATGCCAAAAGAGGTGAAGAAAAATAGGGTAATAATAAATTTTAGACCTCCATTTAAAATAGAAAATATGGATATTTCTAAATCCTCCGATAAGTTGATTAATTCAATAATTCTGGGCATAAAAGAAAATGAACAATTTATTAGTGATTTAATCGAAGAAACTAAAAAATATAACTAA